AACCGCGTAAACTGGCTACACAAAATCAGATCTCATCTCATCTCATCTCTATATAAATGAAATTGTATTTTTCACTCCCTAGATTCctcaaaaatctaaaaatcctcccattctctttcttctctctccaaccaccaccaaccaccggtAATGGCGTCGCCACCAAATCTCCCGATCTCAAATCCCCAAACAACCACCGTAGAATCCTCACAACCACCAATAGCAACACCAGCATTCCGTCTCTTCATCAACCATCTCACAGACACAGTCCGCAATGGTTTCGCACAACGCCGTCCCTGGTCAGAACTCGTAGATCGCTCCTCCTTCTCTCGTCCAGATTCACTTTCTGAATCCATCTCTCGTGCTCGCAAGAATTTCACATACTTCCGTGTAAATTACATGACGATCTTAGCTGCCGTTGTTGCATTCTCGTTGATTACAAATCCGATCTCGTTACTCGTTCTCGGTGGTTTATTAGCGGCTTGGGTGTTTCTGTATCTGTTCCGT
The nucleotide sequence above comes from Papaver somniferum cultivar HN1 unplaced genomic scaffold, ASM357369v1 unplaced-scaffold_115, whole genome shotgun sequence. Encoded proteins:
- the LOC113329208 gene encoding PRA1 family protein B1-like, which produces MASPPNLPISNPQTTTVESSQPPIATPAFRLFINHLTDTVRNGFAQRRPWSELVDRSSFSRPDSLSESISRARKNFTYFRVNYMTILAAVVAFSLITNPISLLVLGGLLAAWVFLYLFRPSDPPLVLFGRTFTDKETLGLLSVSSVVVIFLTSVGSLLISAVLIGLGIVFAHGAMRVPEDLFLDEPEQTNVGFLSILGLGGFNSASNPAPAPPTVTGRV